From Malaciobacter mytili LMG 24559:
TTTATCTTTTTTTATACTTTTTAAATTTAGTTTTACGATTTTATTTATATGTGGATTATTTTCTAAAACTTGTGCAAAAGCACTTTCTACAAACCAATCAATTTGTATATTTGGATAAGATTTTTTGATATATTGTAAAGCTACCATTGCATGGATTATATCTCCCATTGCAGATAGTTTTACAATAGCTATTTTTTTTATATTATTTAACATACTAGCTTTATTTCTAAATTCTTTGGTAATTCTAATTTATCTAAAGAAGATTCTACTATAAAAGAGTATTCAGGCATCTTAATAGTTAATAACTCATCTTCTAGTAAATACTGAACTTTTGGTTTTGAAAAGTCTTGATTTATAGTAAGATTTAATGAAATCATAAATGACAACCATTGCATTGTTTCAAAAGAGGGTAATAAATCTTTATAAATTTCCATATCTTTTCTTGTTGGCAATGATTTTTTAGAAAACTTAATAATATGAGCTACAATTACTCTTGAACTATGTAAAAAATCATAATTTAAACCATTTAATATAAAGTTAAATGTATTATCATTTACTTTATAATAATTAAGTGTAGTTCCAATTGAATGAAGTTTTGAAGCTATAACCAATAAAGTTTTATATCTATCTTCTAGATTATGTAAAGGTTTTAAAGCTTCAAAAATCTTTGCAGCATTATTTCCATAATATGCACTTTGATTTCCATCTGTTTCAAATCTATCTAATAAAGACCTAACACTTACATTAAAATTTGAAGGGAATCTATGATTTGAATTTCTTAATATATCACAAAGATAAACCCCTTCTCTAACACCAACTCCAGAAGTAATTACTTTTTTAGTTTTTAACTCTTCTAAAATAGTATTAAAAATAAATGTTCCTTCTTTTATTGTGTCAAATCTATCTTTTTTTATACCTAAATCTTTTAGCTTATCACTATCTTTTGATTCAATTATTAAATTAATTAATTTTTTATTTTTAGAAACCTCATAAGTAAAGCCATGCAACACATCTAAAGGATAATCAATACTTTTCATTATTGCTTTAGAAATAGCCCTAATACTTCCACCAATTCCAACTACAACACTAGGTATTTCAATCTCTAATTCAAAAATCTTTTCTAAACTCTTCTTAATATACTCTTTTGCACCATTTATATTGTTTTTATCAAAAAATAGTTCTTTTAGTCTAACTGTTCCAATATCCAAAGAGATTGATTTTTCAATTTTGCCTTCCTTTATAAAACAAAATTCAGTAGAACCTCCACCAATATCAACAGTTACAAACTCATTGTTATGAAGTAAATTTACAGCAGCAACACCACCATAATAAGCCTCTTTTTCACCATTAATTACTTTGATATTTAAACCTAAGTCTTTTTTTACTCTTGATAAAAAAACTTTTGAATTTGGTGCATCACGAAGTGCAGATGTAGCAACACAAATCACTTTTTTTGCTTTTAGTGATTTTGAAATATTTAAAAAAGATTTTAAAGAATTAAAAGCTCTATTCATAGGAATTTCTTGAAGATTGCCACCATTTTCATAACAACCCTCAGAAATTTTCACCCTACTTTTGGTTTCATTTATTAAATGAAATGCAAATCTACTACTTTTTTGTAATACAACCATACGCATTGAGTTTGACCCAATGTCTATAATAGTTGTAATTTTCGCCATAATTATAGCTCTTCTTCTTGTAGTTGCTCGTATTTGAACCTTAACTCTTCCATTGTCTCTTGATTATCAGGATCTACAATGATACAGTCAACAGGACAAACTTCAACACATGCTGGTTCTTCATAATGACCAACACACTCTGTACATCTATCAGCATCAATTATGTATATTGGATCACCCTCTTCAATAGCATAATTTGGACACTCTTCTCTACATGCATCACATGCAATACATTCATCTGTAATAATTAAAGACATTTACTTACCTAAATCCTAAGTTGAAATATTAATCTTGGATTTATAACCTAAAATTAATTAATAATATCTTTAATTAGATTAAAAATATGTATTTTTTTAGCAACTATTAAGAATTTGTCACTTTGGTAAATATTTAAATCTTCACAAATATATACTCCAGCTGCAATATCAAACTCTCTAATTTTTCCATAAAAAAGAACAAAAGAGTAATTTCTTGCATCACATAAACTAAGTGCTATAGCACCTAAACTTCTGTACTTTATATTATTTTCATACAATTTTTCACAAAGCTTTGGATTTGTATAAGCCCTTTCAAAAATTCCAATATTACTATCTTGAAGTTCTAAAAAATCTATATATTTATTTGTTGCTAAATTAAGTTTTTTTATTTTTTTATTTTCATCTTTATAAATAAGTATTCCTGTTGCTAAATTACATACAACAGCAATTATAGTTTTATTATCTTTTTGTAGTGCAATAGAAGTTCCAAAATA
This genomic window contains:
- a CDS encoding Ppx/GppA phosphatase family protein, translated to MAKITTIIDIGSNSMRMVVLQKSSRFAFHLINETKSRVKISEGCYENGGNLQEIPMNRAFNSLKSFLNISKSLKAKKVICVATSALRDAPNSKVFLSRVKKDLGLNIKVINGEKEAYYGGVAAVNLLHNNEFVTVDIGGGSTEFCFIKEGKIEKSISLDIGTVRLKELFFDKNNINGAKEYIKKSLEKIFELEIEIPSVVVGIGGSIRAISKAIMKSIDYPLDVLHGFTYEVSKNKKLINLIIESKDSDKLKDLGIKKDRFDTIKEGTFIFNTILEELKTKKVITSGVGVREGVYLCDILRNSNHRFPSNFNVSVRSLLDRFETDGNQSAYYGNNAAKIFEALKPLHNLEDRYKTLLVIASKLHSIGTTLNYYKVNDNTFNFILNGLNYDFLHSSRVIVAHIIKFSKKSLPTRKDMEIYKDLLPSFETMQWLSFMISLNLTINQDFSKPKVQYLLEDELLTIKMPEYSFIVESSLDKLELPKNLEIKLVC
- a CDS encoding YfhL family 4Fe-4S dicluster ferredoxin translates to MSLIITDECIACDACREECPNYAIEEGDPIYIIDADRCTECVGHYEEPACVEVCPVDCIIVDPDNQETMEELRFKYEQLQEEEL
- a CDS encoding inositol monophosphatase family protein yields the protein MKAFIKDCIKANKKIYEYINTHISNLDYIYSGQIGFGGDKSLNIDLFAENIFIEYLKPYGDIFSEESGYISSNSSYKIIIDPIDGSDNFSSNLPYFGTSIALQKDNKTIIAVVCNLATGILIYKDENKKIKKLNLATNKYIDFLELQDSNIGIFERAYTNPKLCEKLYENNIKYRSLGAIALSLCDARNYSFVLFYGKIREFDIAAGVYICEDLNIYQSDKFLIVAKKIHIFNLIKDIIN